CGAGAATCATGCCGGCGGCAATTGTCTCCTTGAGGGGGGCGTCGTTCACGAACCGCTCGTGCCCGCGCTTGTACAGCTCTTCGCCGGCGAGGTCGAGCCAGAGGGTGCAACGGTCATCGATAAGCGTTACGAACAGGTTCTGCGGGGCGTTGCGGGGTGTCCCCGCAGAGGGGGTAGCGGATGTCGCGTCGGCAGGAGCGAGGGGGACGCTTCCCCCTTCAATCACTTTCTGCAAACGTTCTGCGACGGCGTCGCTGTGGTACAGGCGCGAGTGCTTGCAGGTGACGTGGATGCTTACGGTGTCCGGGGTGACAGGGCCCGCGGGGAGGTACAGTTCCCACGGGATTTCGGCGGCCTTTTTCTCGAGGTCACGGAAGTTTTCTGCCTTGAAGTCGGCGATGTGCATCAGGATGCGGTTCGCGACTCGCGTGTATGCGACTGCCTTCCAGGCGTCGGTAATCTTTGCGGTGAATTCGACCTTGCCATCGCCAACGACTTGCGGGTGGCAGAGTTCAATTTCGCGGGCGAGAGTTTGTTCGAAACCGAGCGGGGCTATAGCCAAGAATCGGTGCGGCTTTCCGATAACCTGCCTCTTGAGCCGTTTTTCGCTTGCAGTGACACTATCCATGCCGCACCCGAAAATTTTCGCTTAGACTAGAACTGGAAATAGATGAACGGGCAACTGTCCGCGCTCATGAACTGGTAGATGATGAAGATGATGAATGCCGTAGAAAGCACCATCAGGGGGATGGGCTGCGATGCGAACGCGATGCGGTAGCGGCTCTTCCACTTTTTGGGAACCCAGTGGATGAGCATGCCCGCGATAAACACGAGGATGATGTTGATGTGTTCCCAGGCGATGGTGCCGAGGGTATCCCACTTCCAGGCGGTGCCCATCTGCTGCACCATGTTCTTCGCGGTGTTCCAGGCGACTTCGTTCGCTTCGGCGGGGTCGAGGTTCGAGCCTGCGCGGAAGAAGAGTCGCGTGAAGGTGATGAACACGAAGGTGAGTGTCACGTTCCATGCCACATAGAGCCAGTGGTACGTCTTTTGGCTGAATAGGCGGAAGATAAGCACGGAGTAGATGCCGAAGAACAGCACGCCGAAATAGACGGCGGTAATCGCGAAGATGGCGATGTGGTAGTTCTTGAAGATGATGGCGCTTGCGGCGAACAGGATGAATGCGGCGCTTGCGCGGAAGGTGAGGCTACGCTTGCACCAGATCTTGTTGAACACCTGGCCAAAGCCGTTGAGGCCGCCCCAGATGATGAAGTTCCAGCTTGCACCGTGCCACCAGCCTCCCACGATCTGGGTTGCCATGGCGTTCATGTTGGTGGTGATGAACTTGCGGGAATCGGGTTTGAAATAAGCGTAGATGCCGATGTACAGGAAGAACGCACCGAGGGCGATTCCGACCCACACGCTGCCCGAAAGCATGATGGCCACAAGGCTCAGGAAGCCCATCCAGAAGAACGTGCCGAGAGTCGCGTTGCGGTTGCCGCCAAGCGGGATGTACAGGTAGTCGCGCCACCAGCTAGAAAGCGAGATGTGCCAACGGCGCCAGAATTCGGTGGGGGAGAGCGCCTTGTAGGGGCTGTTGAAGTTCTGCGGCAGGCGGAAGCCCATGAGGAGTGCAACGCCGATGGCGATGTCGGTATAGCCCGAGAAGTCGGCGTAGACCTGCAGGGAGTATGCGAAAAGCGCGATGAGGTTCTCGAGGCCCGTATAGAGCAGCGGCTGGTCGAACACGCGGTCCACGAAGTTTGTCGCGAGGTAGTCGCTCAGGATAATCTTTTTGCCGAGGCCGTTCAAAATCCAGAATACGGCGATACCGAAGGTGCGGCGCGGGAGGAAGTACTTCTTGTAGAGTTGCGGGACGAACTTGTCGGCGCGCACGATGGGGCCCGCGACGAGCTGCGGGAAGAACGAGAGGTAGAAACCGAAGTTGAGGATGTTCGTTACGGGCTTGATTTTACCGCGGTAGATGTCGATGCAGTAGCTCATCGCCTGGAACGTGAAGAACGAGATGCCCACGGGCAAGATGATGGTATCGACAAGCGAGTGCGTGCCGAACATCTTGTTGCTTGCGGCGGCAAAGAAGTTGTATACGTGCAGTTCGATGCCGGTAAAGTCGTAGAGGGCGTCGAGGAAGAAGTAGGAATACTTGTAGTAGCAGAGGACGAGCAGGTCTATGATGACGACGATGATCATCAGGATTTTCTTTTTCCACTGGACCTGTGCTTTTTCAATCCACTTGCCGATAAAGAAGTTCGCGATGACGCAGAAGATGAGGATGCAGACGTAGCTGCCGCTTGTCTTGTAGTAGAAGAAGAGGCTGGTCGCAAACAGGAAGGCGTTACGGAGCAGGAGTTTCCTGTGGACGAGCGAGAAGATGGCGAAGACGACTGCGAAGAATCCCCAGAAGTAGAACTGCGTAAAGAGTAGCGGGCTGTTCGGGTCGAAAGCAAACGTGCGTGTGAGGTAAGGTATTATGTAGTCAAGCATATGTCATCCTGAGCGTTTTTTAGCCTGTCCTGAGCAAGCGAAGCGCGTCGAAGGAAAGGATCTAATCTTTCATCAAATCATTCCATTGGGAATTCATTTGATTTATTAAGTTGTTTTTCTTTTCTCTTTTCCAACCTTTTAGTTGTTTTTCTCTTTGTATTGCATCATTAATTTCAGTATATCTTTCAAAATAAACAAGTTTGTTGATTTTATATCTAGCGGTAAACGACGCTCCGCTACCACTCATATGTTCTAAAGCACGACGTTCAATATTATTTGTTACACCTACATAAATTGTAGAGTTTGTCTGATTTGACATTATGTATGTGTAGTAACTATTAGGCATATTTCTTTTAGATCCTTCGACTTCGCCTAACGGCTTCGCTCAGGATGACATTTATCATTTTTTACTCGTCTTTTTTTCCTCCTCCTTCTTCGGAGTCGGTTCAAGGGCAGGGAGGTTCGCGATGTGTTCCTGGTAGGCGTCGATGAGCGCCTTGTAGAACATGTCGCCGAGCAGGTGGTAGCCCGCCATATTGAAGTGAATCTTGTCCTTTTTCGCGAGGCTTGCCTTTTCCCACTTGGCCATGGAACCGAGGCCCCCCATCAGGGAGAACTTGTCCCAAACGCCGGCCTTGTGCTTTTCGGCAAGCAAGAAGAACGCCTTGCGGGCCTGTTCGCCTACGGGGTGCTGCACGTAGCGGCGCTTGCGCACCTTGCGGTACATGTCGTTGTTTGTCTCGAAAATGAACGCGGCATTCGGGTTCACGCGCCGTATGCGCTCTATAAGGATGTCGTAGTTGTTGCGGAAGGTCTTGTCGTCGAATTTCTCGACGTTCGCGTCGTTGATGCCTATCGCAAATATCACGAGGTCGGGCTTGAGGAAGGCGAGTTCCTTCTCAAACAGCGGGCAGGTTTCCTCGAAGTAGTGCGCAATGCGTGCTCCGTTGATGCCCACGTTCGTGTAGACGATGCCCGGGTAGTCGGATTCCGAGATGACGCCTGTCATGGTGAAGCGCGGGCGCGTGAAGGAGAGTGTTTCGGATAGCGCGACGAGCGAATCGCAGATTGCCTTCTGCAATGTGTCTGCGATGACGGTAGAATCCGCAGTGCGGGTGGAGTCGCCTGCGAGCGAGGAATCGCGGGCGGCGGTGTCACGCGCGGCCGTAGAGTCGGCCTGCCTGGCGGAATCCAGGAAGACGCGGCATGCGGCGAGCAGGTCGTTCTTGGGTTCTTCCTTCTCGAGGCAGGTCGTATCCAAGATGTCGCAGTTGCCCTGGAACATGGAATCCGCGGAGGCTTCCTGATTCTCGGGAAGCGCGTTCTTTTTTGCGGTGCTGTCTGCGGTAGAATCTGCGTTAAGCGTGTCTAGGCTTGCGCGGTAGATGGAATCTTGTACAAGCGAATCGACGAGGTACTGCGCGACCTTTGCCTGGAGGGCGGTATCGGACCATCGGAAGGCAAAATGGAGCGTGTCTATCGGGCGGGGGCTCTTGAACACGTAGCTCTGCGTGGCGGAATCGCGTACTCCCTTGATATCCACCGAATCGACTACGAGTACGGGGACGACGTTGTTGCTGTCGCTGTACCCGAAGAGGCGGAACTTTGTCTCGGCGTAGACCGGAGCGGAGTTGTACTTGTCGAGCAATAGCGTGAATTCGGCGCGCGGGTCAGACGTGCTGACGGCAATCCCGAGGAGCCCGAGCGGTTTCTTGACTTCGCGGAGCACGTTCTTGCTCATGTCCCAGATGCCCTTGTACTGCGAGCCGTAGCTGGAGGGCGTGTTGGTGCGGGCGGCAGAATACGGGAAAACGAACCCGCGGCCTGCAGAGGCACCCGGGTATTCTTTCACGAGGTGCTCGCGGATACGGCCCGATATGACGTCGGCTTGGATGTGTGAACCGCCGATGTGCAGGATGTTGACCTTGCCCTTGTTCTCGAACACGAGCGAATCCATCTTCTGGAAGAACGGCTCGAACGATTCCTTGCCGCTCGGGAACTGTATGATGTTGAGCGTAGAATCGATGAAGTCGTATTTGGTGAAGTCGACGATGTAGCCTGCGGGCGTAGAGACCGGAGGTGTTGCGAAAAGCGCAGTTGCCGAGATGGCGAACGTCAGGATGCCGAGTATGCGCGAAAGTCCTTTCATTGAGCGGCCTCCGCCTTGAGCTTTTGGATATCTTTCAACTTCGCGTCATCAATCTTGTGCTTGTCGCGGAACTTGAAGTAGTCGTAATGCATGCGCAGCGCGTTGACGAAGAGTTCGCCCATGTAGGCGGCACCCCTGCGGCTGAAGTGGATGTAGTCGGCACCGGCGAGCGGCGGGGACTGCTTGACCCACTTGCGCATGGAGCCTTCTCCGCCCATCACGCGGTACATGTCCCAGTAGGCGGCACCGTTCTCGAGTGCTACTTCGCGGAGGAACTCGATGGTGGGCAACAGGCCGGGGTAACTCTTCATCTTGCCGTCTATCTGGCGTGCCATGTCGGCGGGGCCGATAAACAGGATGTCCGCATCGGGGTTTGCATTCTGGATGGTCTGGATTTGCTTCGCGATGAGGTTCTTGTTGTATTCGATGTTGCTCTTGTTGATGCTCGGGACGAGGTTTCCGCCGTATTCCATGATGATGAGGCGGGCGTTCATCGCCTTGAACGATTCGGCGAGGAGTTCCTTGTCCATGCGGCTGAATACCGTGCCCGAACTGCCGCGCATGGCGACGTTATCGACTGCGACACCGTAGGGGCCGTCGACAGAGACGGAGTAGATTTCTGCGTTGCCGGAGAGGTACACCTTCGCGTTAGACGTGGTGTCGGGAAGTTTCCACGTGAACACGCGGAGCTTGTTGAACTTTTCGTCCGTGGGGGCGGGGGCGTCCACGAATTTCTTCTTGCACTTTTCCTTGTCGGTGCCTTCGTTTTCGATGACGGTGGCTTCGTAGGCGAGGCGAACCCTCAGGTTGCCGCGCCTGCTGGCGAGAACCTTGATGGTGCCGTAGCCGCCCACGTGCGTGAACTTGCCATCCTTGTCTTCGCGCTTCTTGAAGCCGATGACGGCGCTACCCTGCAACTTGCTGACCTGCGCGAGCGGGCCGTAGCGGTTGTGGTCGGCGCGGTCCTCTTCGGTCCCGAACATGATGAAGCGGGTGAGGTCGCCGTTGTTCCACACGCTTGTTGTCTGCGACGGGATGTTCAGCACCGCGGGGAGCATGCCCGGACCGCCACCGCCGAATTCCTTCTGCAGGTCTTCGCGGATGGTGGAGGATATACGGTCTTCTTCGAGCTGCGAGTCGCCGTAGTGCATGATATGCACGATGTTCGAATCGATCTTGGCGAGTTCCAGGTGCAGGAACAGGCGGTCAAACCATGTGGGGTCGTTGTTCGGCAGGTCGAACCTGTTGCGCCCGTTCTTGAAGAAGTCCTCGTAGAATTTCAGCGAGTCGGAGAATGCCGCGAGTTCCTTCGCCTGCGTGGCCGCCATCATTTCCTCGATAGCCTTCTGCGGGTCGGTCTCGGCGTTGTCTTCTTCGGCGACGGCATTGGGGTCCTGCTTTTCGAAGATGTCCGTGAGGGCCGGGAACCTGAAGGTGGTGTCTGCAATGGTGATGCCGCTTGCCGGGTAGAGCCACGCCATGAGGCCTAGCACGACGAACAGGCTTAAAATGCTGAGGAATGTTTTGAAAGGCGTCATGAATTTTTCCCCCTGTCATCCTGGAGCCACGTAGCGGCGATAGGATCAACCGGGAATCTCCTTATGCGTTCTTGGATTCGATAACTTTCTTGCTGCGTTCAACGATGGCGTCGGGGGTGCCCACGAGCATTTCGCCCACGCGCATGTCCTTGTATTCGAATTCGCCTGCGCCGGCCTTGGAACCGTCCACGTACACCACGATCTTTGCGCCCTGGTAGTTCGCCTGGTCGAGCTGCTTGCCCATCTTCATGGGGGCGAGCGGGTGGCTTACGGAGCAGTTGCCGTACTTCGCGTCGCGGAACATCTGGGCGGTCTCGAAGACCTTCTTCATGTCATTCGTGAAGCTTGCGATGTAGAAGTCCACGCTCTGCTTGGGGCTGGGAAGCAGGTTGTGCTCGGCGAGCAGGTCGGCCAAGACCACGTCGCCCATGCCGAATCCCACGCCCGGGATGCGTTCGCCGCCGAGCTTTTCGGTGAGGCTGTCGTAACGGCCACCGCCAGCGATGGCGCGCATGGACTTGCCCTTGTCGAACACCTCGAACACGATGCCCGTGTAGTAGGCGAGGCCGCGCACGATAGAGAGGTCGAGGTTCACGCATTCGCCGTAACCGGCTGCAGTCAGCGTAGCGAACAGGTCCTCGATTTCGGCGAGGGCGGCGGTCGCGTTTTCGCTCTTCACGGCGGCGCGGACTTCCTCGATGCTCTTGCAGCTCATGAAGTCGTCGAGCTGCTTAATCTGCGTTTCGGTGAGGCCCGCTTCGGCGAGTGCCTTGGCAAAGGCCTCGGGCCCGATTTTCAGGCGGCGGTCAAGCACCGGGTAAACGAGCGCCGGGTTCGGGGCGCCAATCTCCTCGAGGTAGGTGGCCAAAAGTTTGCGGCTAGAGACTCCAATCGCGAATTCGCCGTCCTTGAGGCCGAACTTGCGGAGCATCGTTGCGATGGAGGCCATCAGGTCGGCTTCGGCGTAAATGCTTTCGGTGCCGATGATGTCCATGTTCAGCTGGAAAAACTCGCGCAGGCGGCCCTTCTGCGCCTTCTCGTAGCGGAAAAGGCGCGGCATGCTGAACCACTTGAAGGGTTTCTTGAGTTCGCGGGCCTTCTGGATCACGAGGCGGGCGAGCGTCGGGGTCATTTCGGGGCGGAGTGCGATTTCGCGGTCGCCCTTGTCCTTGAAGTTGTAGAGCTGGCTTACGATTTCTTCGCCGGACTTGCCGGTGTATAGCTCCAGATGCTCAAACATCGGGCCTTCATATTCTTCGTAGGCAAAACTTTCGGCGACTTGGCGCCAGGTATCAAAAATGTAGTTCTGGATGCGTTGCGCTTCCGGGTAAAAATCGCGCGTGCCCTTGGGCAGCTGGGGGATAGAAATGCTCATAGTGTCACACAATTTAGAAATTTTTGCGAAATATTTGCACAGGCGCGGTCATGGATATATATTCAAAAGAAGGAAACTGAATGGAGGTGTTTATGGAAAAATCTTTCGTTACGGTAATGCGCATTATCTGCGCTTCTGCGCTTGTTTCTTCTACGGCGGTATTTGCAAACCAGGTCAATGTTTCTACCGTCGCCGACCTCACTTCGGCGACGCTTGGCGCGAAGGCGGGCGATACCATCTGGGTTACCCCGGGCAAGTATGAACTGCCCACATCCAACTGCAAGAACGACAAGTTCGTGAACGAGACTGGTCGCGACTGCGGCCTCATCTGGCTCGGTGCCGATGGCACGAAGGCCAATCCCGTTGTCCTTGCCGGTTCGGATCCAAAGAATCCTCCGGAGATTTTCAGTTCCGATTACAAGCACAACTACGGCATTCACGTAACGGGAAATTACGTTATCCTAAAAAACCTGAAAATTCATTCCTTCAGCAAGGGCGTGGTATTCGACAATTCCGTCGGGGCTCTGATGGAAGACTGCGAGGTGTACCACACGGGAAACGAGATTGTCCATGTTCGCGATTCCAGCCAGCAGGTGACACTGAACCGCAACTTTATCCACGGTTCTGGCTATGAAATTGCCAAGTACGGTGAAGGCATCTATGTCGGAACCTACAATACGGGGTGGGCCTCTTCCCAGCAGGCCGACAGGGATGCTGGCTTTTGGGGGACTGACGCCTCACAACATCGCTATAGCGGCTATGACTGGCGCGTGAACGATACGAAAATCACATGCAACATCGTCAGCGGGACTACTGCCGAGAACATCGACGTGAAGGAAGGAACGGTCAGGGGATTTGTCCAGGGCAATATGTTCATTGGGGACAGTCTTGATTACAACGGCGAGGTGTCCTACGACGACGCCAACATCGACATGAAGGGCGCTTCTTGGACTGTTACCGGAAACTACTTCTATAATTCCAAAAAACAGGGGCTGCCTTATTACAATCCCCATTTCAACTATTTTGTGGAAGAAGTGGTGATGCCGTCAAACGGGAATAAGGCTGGGAGTAATATTGAAAAATACGAGAAAGCTGTTGGCTACGTGGTCAGCGTCGACAAATACGCGCAGAAAGGCTGGTGCGACGACAGCGGCACCGACAAGAACGATTGCGTAGATAGCAAAAACACCGTGGTAGAGGAAATACGGGAAGTTCGCAACGACTGCGAGGAACTTTTCAGAATTCCGATGTCCGAGATCGTATATTCGTCGAGCTTTACGCCGCCGTCCAGCGCGTCGGTCAATCCATCCAGTTCCTCGGTCAGCCCGTCCAGTTCTTCGGCGGGGAGTGAATCCTATGAGGCCGTGCGCTATGAGGCGGAGGTCGCGACTTGCACCGGGTGCACAGAGAAGACGAATGATGCGGCGTCGGGAGGCAAGCACATGCGCACCGAAACGACGGGCAACATCACGTTCAATATCAGTGTTCCTGCGGCTGGGCAGTATGAGGTTGTAATCCGTTTCAGCAACACCGCTTCGAACGCCAAGACTCAGGATATCCATGTAAACGGGATGAAGGTAAAATCCCAGGAATTCCCGGTAACGCTTGAAGGGAACTTGGGTGGAGCCGCCGCTGCCTTTGAGGATATGCCGGTGCAGGTGTCGCTCAACGCGGGGGCCAATACCTTCGCCATCATCAAGAACTGGGGGCATGTGGACGTTGATTATATCGAGGTGAAGGTGCCTGGTGGGTCTACGCGGGTTGCGGGCTTTACGCCTGTGGCGGGTGCAAAATTCCATGTGCAGGTGTCGGGTCGCAACGTTCACGTATCGGGAACGGACGGCGCTTCTGTCGCCATCATGGATATGCAGGGCAGGGTGTTGCATTCCGGCTATTTGCAGGGGCGGCGCGGGTTCGATTTCCGTGTGGAGCGGGCTGGTTCGTATCTTGTGCGTGCAGGTTCGGCGGTGCATCGCGTGAATATTGCCCGGTAGGGGAAGGCTTTTCGGGCACGTTTGCGGCGATTTTCGGGTGAACGGCGGTGCGTTTCGATGAACGCCGGACATTTTGCGTGCAATTTTGGGTG
Above is a window of Fibrobacter sp. UWR3 DNA encoding:
- a CDS encoding GDSL-type esterase/lipase family protein, with amino-acid sequence MKGLSRILGILTFAISATALFATPPVSTPAGYIVDFTKYDFIDSTLNIIQFPSGKESFEPFFQKMDSLVFENKGKVNILHIGGSHIQADVISGRIREHLVKEYPGASAGRGFVFPYSAARTNTPSSYGSQYKGIWDMSKNVLREVKKPLGLLGIAVSTSDPRAEFTLLLDKYNSAPVYAETKFRLFGYSDSNNVVPVLVVDSVDIKGVRDSATQSYVFKSPRPIDTLHFAFRWSDTALQAKVAQYLVDSLVQDSIYRASLDTLNADSTADSTAKKNALPENQEASADSMFQGNCDILDTTCLEKEEPKNDLLAACRVFLDSARQADSTAARDTAARDSSLAGDSTRTADSTVIADTLQKAICDSLVALSETLSFTRPRFTMTGVISESDYPGIVYTNVGINGARIAHYFEETCPLFEKELAFLKPDLVIFAIGINDANVEKFDDKTFRNNYDILIERIRRVNPNAAFIFETNNDMYRKVRKRRYVQHPVGEQARKAFFLLAEKHKAGVWDKFSLMGGLGSMAKWEKASLAKKDKIHFNMAGYHLLGDMFYKALIDAYQEHIANLPALEPTPKKEEEKKTSKK
- a CDS encoding CBM35 domain-containing protein, with the protein product MEKSFVTVMRIICASALVSSTAVFANQVNVSTVADLTSATLGAKAGDTIWVTPGKYELPTSNCKNDKFVNETGRDCGLIWLGADGTKANPVVLAGSDPKNPPEIFSSDYKHNYGIHVTGNYVILKNLKIHSFSKGVVFDNSVGALMEDCEVYHTGNEIVHVRDSSQQVTLNRNFIHGSGYEIAKYGEGIYVGTYNTGWASSQQADRDAGFWGTDASQHRYSGYDWRVNDTKITCNIVSGTTAENIDVKEGTVRGFVQGNMFIGDSLDYNGEVSYDDANIDMKGASWTVTGNYFYNSKKQGLPYYNPHFNYFVEEVVMPSNGNKAGSNIEKYEKAVGYVVSVDKYAQKGWCDDSGTDKNDCVDSKNTVVEEIREVRNDCEELFRIPMSEIVYSSSFTPPSSASVNPSSSSVSPSSSSAGSESYEAVRYEAEVATCTGCTEKTNDAASGGKHMRTETTGNITFNISVPAAGQYEVVIRFSNTASNAKTQDIHVNGMKVKSQEFPVTLEGNLGGAAAAFEDMPVQVSLNAGANTFAIIKNWGHVDVDYIEVKVPGGSTRVAGFTPVAGAKFHVQVSGRNVHVSGTDGASVAIMDMQGRVLHSGYLQGRRGFDFRVERAGSYLVRAGSAVHRVNIAR
- a CDS encoding GIY-YIG nuclease family protein, coding for MPNSYYTYIMSNQTNSTIYVGVTNNIERRALEHMSGSGASFTARYKINKLVYFERYTEINDAIQREKQLKGWKREKKNNLINQMNSQWNDLMKD
- a CDS encoding MBOAT family protein, yielding MLDYIIPYLTRTFAFDPNSPLLFTQFYFWGFFAVVFAIFSLVHRKLLLRNAFLFATSLFFYYKTSGSYVCILIFCVIANFFIGKWIEKAQVQWKKKILMIIVVIIDLLVLCYYKYSYFFLDALYDFTGIELHVYNFFAAASNKMFGTHSLVDTIILPVGISFFTFQAMSYCIDIYRGKIKPVTNILNFGFYLSFFPQLVAGPIVRADKFVPQLYKKYFLPRRTFGIAVFWILNGLGKKIILSDYLATNFVDRVFDQPLLYTGLENLIALFAYSLQVYADFSGYTDIAIGVALLMGFRLPQNFNSPYKALSPTEFWRRWHISLSSWWRDYLYIPLGGNRNATLGTFFWMGFLSLVAIMLSGSVWVGIALGAFFLYIGIYAYFKPDSRKFITTNMNAMATQIVGGWWHGASWNFIIWGGLNGFGQVFNKIWCKRSLTFRASAAFILFAASAIIFKNYHIAIFAITAVYFGVLFFGIYSVLIFRLFSQKTYHWLYVAWNVTLTFVFITFTRLFFRAGSNLDPAEANEVAWNTAKNMVQQMGTAWKWDTLGTIAWEHINIILVFIAGMLIHWVPKKWKSRYRIAFASQPIPLMVLSTAFIIFIIYQFMSADSCPFIYFQF
- the hisS gene encoding histidine--tRNA ligase, whose product is MSISIPQLPKGTRDFYPEAQRIQNYIFDTWRQVAESFAYEEYEGPMFEHLELYTGKSGEEIVSQLYNFKDKGDREIALRPEMTPTLARLVIQKARELKKPFKWFSMPRLFRYEKAQKGRLREFFQLNMDIIGTESIYAEADLMASIATMLRKFGLKDGEFAIGVSSRKLLATYLEEIGAPNPALVYPVLDRRLKIGPEAFAKALAEAGLTETQIKQLDDFMSCKSIEEVRAAVKSENATAALAEIEDLFATLTAAGYGECVNLDLSIVRGLAYYTGIVFEVFDKGKSMRAIAGGGRYDSLTEKLGGERIPGVGFGMGDVVLADLLAEHNLLPSPKQSVDFYIASFTNDMKKVFETAQMFRDAKYGNCSVSHPLAPMKMGKQLDQANYQGAKIVVYVDGSKAGAGEFEYKDMRVGEMLVGTPDAIVERSKKVIESKNA